The following coding sequences are from one Nicotiana tomentosiformis chromosome 3, ASM39032v3, whole genome shotgun sequence window:
- the LOC138908322 gene encoding uncharacterized protein, with protein sequence MAEYEACILGLRLAIDMNVQEMLVTRDSNLLVHQVLREWATKNTKILPYLHYVQELSKRFTKIEFKHVPRIKNEFADALATLSSTIQHQDKNFIDLSLIGIHKQPAYCAYVEEESDGNPWFHDIKEYLAKREYSEHSTHTQKRML encoded by the coding sequence atggcagaatatgaggcttgcatcttgggactcaggttggccattgacatgaatgttcaggagATGTTGGTAACTAGAGATTCTAATCTATTGGTGCATCAGGTTTTAAGAGAATGGGCTACAaaaaacaccaaaatattgccatatttgcactATGTACAAGAGCTGAGCaaaaggttcacaaagatagaattcaaacatgttccgagaattaaaaatgagttcgcagatgcattggccactctatcttccacGATACAACACCAAGACAAGAACTTCATCGATCTTTCCCTAATAGGAATTCATAaacagccagcttattgtgcttaTGTTGAAGAAGAGAGCGATGGAAATccgtggttccacgacatcaaggaatatttggCAAAAAGAGAATATTCAGAGCACTCTACCCATACTCAGAAGCGCATGCTTTGA
- the LOC138908323 gene encoding uncharacterized protein, giving the protein MPEDFKKLTGRVQSVEGGKGIEGLNYKDLCTHPDVELPEGYKPPKFEMFDGTGDLKVHLRMYYDKLVGVGKDERIRMKLFMRRLTGDALFWYISQNLKKWVDWVSMASDFMDRFRFNTENALDIFYIQNLKKKPFANMLLGGDLKPRK; this is encoded by the coding sequence ATGCCAGAAGATTTCAAGAAGCTCACTGGtagagttcaaagtgtcgaaggtgGTAAAGGAATTGAAGGTTTAAACTATAAGGACTTGTGCACTCATCCCGATGTggaactgccggagggttacaaacctcccaagttcgaaatgttcgatggaACTGGTGATCTGAAGGTACATCTAAGGATGTACTATGACAAACTTGTGGGAGTGGGCAAAGATGAACGAATCCGtatgaaactgttcatgcgaagACTCACCGGAGATGCATTGTTTTGGTATATCAGTCAGAACCTGAAAAAGTGGGTTGattgggtaagcatggcgtcagatttcatggacagattcaggttcaacacagaaaatgcattagacattttctacattcaaaacctcaagaagaaaccTTTCGCgaatatgctactcggtggagatctGAAGCCGCGAAAGTAA